Proteins from a genomic interval of Deltaproteobacteria bacterium:
- the glpA gene encoding anaerobic glycerol-3-phosphate dehydrogenase subunit A, whose product MAATHDIIVIGGGSTGTGIARDLALRGLRPLLLEKGDLAAGATGACHGLLHSGCRYVVTDPPSAQECYRENRILRKVAASCVEETEGLFVSLPEDGLDYQKQFLAACERVGIPAEPVPPSKAAALEPGLSSRVIGAVKTPDASINPFALAVENARAARELGGEIVNHSRVTGLILRGNKVRGVRVSSARRRETFDLFSEFVINATGAWADQVVETIGLSIPLAYSKGSIIIFERRLTETILSRCRPPSDGDCIVPNESTSLFGTTSLRVEDPDRLTIEPDEVHLLLAELERMLPRCRSARLIRAFAGVRPLFKQAETRNDREISRGFAVIDHGETDGVEGLVSVVGGKLSTYRLMAEKTVDLVCRKLGLAAPCTTHVDPLPGSRKGRFVGLSMRLRKTDPGRMMDPQKDSIVCECELVTRGEIEEAILEAGSSDLNDVRVRTRMGTGPCQGTFCSYKTLGIMAELGNLDHPRPNGLLKDFLERRWRGIKPVTRGDQLGEVQLSETIYGDLLALDRDPVQSQSQEPGGSGRGNSGILPRGNR is encoded by the coding sequence GTGGCGGCGACACACGATATAATCGTTATCGGAGGAGGCTCCACCGGAACTGGCATCGCGAGGGACTTGGCTCTTCGCGGGCTGCGGCCCCTGCTCCTTGAAAAGGGGGACCTGGCCGCCGGTGCCACCGGTGCGTGTCACGGACTGCTTCACAGCGGGTGCCGGTATGTGGTCACCGACCCCCCCTCGGCACAGGAGTGTTACCGCGAGAACAGGATCCTCCGCAAGGTCGCGGCCAGTTGCGTGGAGGAGACCGAGGGACTCTTCGTCTCCCTGCCCGAGGACGGGTTGGACTATCAGAAGCAGTTCCTCGCCGCCTGCGAGAGAGTTGGAATTCCAGCAGAGCCCGTCCCTCCGTCCAAAGCCGCGGCTCTGGAACCCGGCCTTTCGTCCCGAGTGATCGGGGCAGTAAAGACGCCCGATGCCTCGATCAACCCCTTCGCGCTGGCCGTCGAGAACGCCAGAGCAGCCAGGGAGCTTGGTGGCGAGATCGTCAACCACAGCCGCGTAACCGGGCTGATCTTGAGGGGGAACAAGGTCAGAGGGGTCCGGGTTTCAAGTGCCCGCCGCCGGGAGACCTTTGACCTCTTCTCGGAATTCGTCATCAACGCCACCGGGGCCTGGGCCGACCAGGTCGTGGAGACCATCGGCCTGTCCATACCCCTTGCCTACTCCAAGGGAAGCATCATCATCTTCGAAAGGCGTCTGACCGAGACGATTCTGAGCCGGTGCCGTCCTCCTTCGGACGGGGACTGCATCGTTCCAAACGAGAGTACCAGTCTTTTCGGAACCACATCTCTACGGGTCGAGGATCCGGACCGGCTCACCATCGAACCTGACGAGGTGCACCTCCTCCTGGCCGAACTCGAAAGGATGCTTCCCCGGTGCCGCTCGGCGAGGCTGATCAGGGCCTTTGCAGGAGTACGGCCTCTCTTCAAACAGGCCGAAACCAGGAATGATCGAGAGATCAGCCGCGGCTTTGCAGTGATCGATCATGGAGAGACCGACGGCGTCGAGGGACTGGTGAGTGTGGTTGGAGGGAAACTGTCCACGTACCGCCTGATGGCCGAAAAGACCGTTGACCTGGTCTGCCGCAAGCTCGGTCTTGCCGCTCCCTGCACGACCCACGTCGATCCCCTTCCCGGGTCGCGGAAAGGCAGATTCGTCGGCTTGTCAATGCGACTGAGGAAGACGGACCCCGGGCGAATGATGGATCCCCAAAAGGATTCGATCGTCTGCGAATGTGAACTCGTGACACGGGGGGAGATAGAAGAGGCGATCCTGGAGGCGGGAAGCTCAGACCTGAACGATGTGCGCGTCAGGACACGGATGGGGACAGGTCCGTGCCAGGGAACATTCTGCTCTTATAAGACCCTCGGCATCATGGCGGAGCTGGGCAACCTCGATCATCCCCGCCCCAACGGCCTGTTGAAGGACTTCCTGGAACGCCGCTGGAGGGGGATCAAGCCCGTCACACGAGGGGATCAGCTCGGAGAGGTTCAACTGAGCGAGACCATCTACGGAGACCTTCTGGCCCTGGACAGGGATCCCGTGCAGAGCCAATCTCAGGAGCCGGGCGGCTCTGGCCGGGGAAATTCCGGGATCCTCCCGCGGGGGAACCGCTGA